From Solea solea chromosome 20, fSolSol10.1, whole genome shotgun sequence, one genomic window encodes:
- the ago3b gene encoding protein argonaute-3 isoform X2 produces MEIGTTGAVGAQAVGAQAVGAQDLFALPRRPGYGTVGKPIKLLANCFQVEIPKIDVYLYEVDIKPDKCPRRVNREVVDTMVQHFKVTIFGDRLPVYDGKRSLYTASPLPVATSGVDLDVTLPGEGGKDRPFKVTIRFVSLVSWHLLHEVLTGRAMAEPVDLEKPISTNPVHAVDVVLRHLPSMKYTPVGRSFFSSPEGYDHPLGGGREVWFGFHQSVRPAMWKMMLNIDVSATAFYKAQPVIQFMCEVLDIHNIDEQPRPLTDSHRVKFTKEIKGLKVEVTHCGTMRRKYRVCNVTRRPATLQTFPLQLENGQTVERTVAQYFREKYSLQLKYPHLPCLQVGQEQKHTYLPLEVCNVVAGQRCIKKLTDNQTSTMIKATARSAPDRQEEISRLVRSANYEADPFVQEFQFRVRDEMAQVLGRVLPAPMLQYGGRPQQINPALSFQNRTVATPSHGVWDMRGKQFHTGVEIKMWAIACFATQRQCREEILKSFTEQLRKISKDAGMPIQGQPCFCKYAQGADSVEPMFRHLKDTYAGLQLIIVILPGKTPVYAEVKRVGDTLLGMATQCVQVKNVVKTSPQTLSNLCLKINVKLGGINNILVPHQRPSVFQQPVIFLGADVTHPPAGDGKKPSIAAVVGSMDAHPSRYCATVRVQRPRQEVIQDLASMVRELLIQFYKSTRYKPTRIIFYRDGVSEGQFRQVLYYELLAIREACISLEKDYQPGITYIVVQKRHHTRLFCADRNERVGRSGNIPAGTTVDTDITHPYEFDFYLCSHAGIQGTSRPSHYHVLWDDNCFSADEFQLLTYQLCHTYVRCTRSVSIPAPAYYAHLVAFRARYHLVDKEHDSAEGSHVSGQSNGRDPQALAKAVQIHHDTLRTMYFA; encoded by the exons ATGGAAATCGGAACAACAG GAGCCGTTGGAGCCCAAGCCGTTGGAGCCCAAGCTGTTGGAGCCCAAGACCTCTTTGCGTTGCCACGACGACCGGGCTATGGCACTGTTGGGAAGCCCATCAAGCTTCTGGCCAACTGCTTCCAAGTGGAAATCCCCAAAATTGACGTCTACCTGTATGAAGTGGATATTAAACCTGACAAATGTCCTCGCAGAGTCAACAG GGAGGTGGTGGACACCATGGTTCAGCATTTCAAGGTGACCATCTTTGGTGACCGCCTGCCGGTTTACGATGGGAAAAGGAGTCTCTACACCGCGAGCCCACTTCCTGTCGCCACCAGTGGT GTGGATCTGGATGTCACCCTGCCAGGTGAAGGAGGGAAGGACCGCCCGTTTAAAGTCACCATCAGGTTTGTGTCGTTGGTCAGCTGGCACTTGCTGCACGAGGTCTTGACTGGACGTGCTATGGCTGAACCtgtggacctggagaaaccCATCAGCACTAATCCTGTTCACGCTGTGGACGTCGTCCTTCGACACCTCCCCTCCATGAA GTACACCCCCGTTGGACggtctttcttctcctccccaGAAGGCTATGACCACCCACTGGGTGGGGGGCGAgaggtttggtttggtttccaTCAGTCAGTACGGCCGGCCATGTGGAAAATGATGCTCAACATTGATG TGTCAGCCACAGCCTTTTACAAAGCTCAGCCGGTCATTCAGTTCATGTGTGAGGTCCTGGACATTCACAACATTGACGAGCAGCCCCGCCCACTCACCGACTCCCACAGGGTCAAGTTTACCAAAGAGATCAAAG GTCTCAAAGTGGAAGTGACACACTGTGGAACCATGCGTAGGAAGTACAGAGTGTGCAACGTGACACGACGCCCTGCGACCCTCCAGAC GTTTCCTTTGCAGCTTGAGAacggtcagacagtggaacgcACAGTGGCGCAGTATTTCAGAGAGAAGTACAGTCTGCAGCTGAAATATCCCCACCTGCCTTGTCTGCAGGTGGGCCAGGAGCAGAAACATACCTACCTGCCACTGGAG GTTTGCAACGTTGTAGCTGGTCAGCGCTGCATTAAAAAACTAACCGATAACCAGACATCGACTATGATAAAAGCAACTGCTCGTTCAGCACCAGACAGGCAGGAGGAGATCAGCAGGCTG GTGCGGAGCGCAAATTATGAGGCCGACCCATTCGTCCAAGAGTTTCAGTTCCGCGTCCGGGACGAGATGGCTCAGGTGTTGGGCCGCGTACTGCCGGCCCCCATGCTGCAGTATGGCGGCAGG ccccAGCAGATAAACCCTGCACTGTCGTTCCAGAACCGCACGGTGGCCACACCCAGCCACGGGGTGTGGGACATGAGGGGGAAGCAGTTTCACACCGGAGTGGAAATCAAGATGTGGGCCATCGCCTGCTTTGCCACCCAGAGGCAGTGCAGAGAGGAGATCCTCAA GAGCTTCACTGAACAGCTGCGGAAAATCTCAAAGGATGCTGGGATGCCAATCCAAGGCCAGCCGTGCTTCTGCAAATACGCCCAGGGAGCTGACAGCGTGGAGCCCATGTTCAGACACCTGAAGGACACCTACGCCGGGCTGCAGCTCATTATCGTCATACTGCCAGGGAAAACACCCGTCTACG cTGAAGTGAAACGCGTCGGGGACACCCTCCTCGGCATGGCCACGCAGTGTGTCCAGGTGAAGAACGTCGTGAAAACGTCTCCACAGACGCTCTCCAACCTCTGCCTCAAGATCAACGTCAAACTGGGAGGAATCAACAACATCCTGGTTCCACACCAGcg GCCGTCTGTGTTCCAGCAGCCTGTCATCTTCCTCGGCGCGGACGTCACTCATCCTCCTGCCGGTGATGGGAAAAAACCATCTATTGCAGCG GTGGTGGGCAGCATGGACGCCCACCCCAGCAGGTACTGCGCTACAGTGCGAGTCCAGAGGCCCAGGCAGGAGGTCATTCAAGACTTGGCGTCTATGGTGCGAGAGCTTCTGATCCAGTTCTACAAATCAACGCGTTACAAACCGACCAGGATCATCTTCTACAGGGATGGAGTGTCCGAGGGCCAGTTCAGACAG gTGCTGTACTATGAACTGCTGGCCATCAGGGAGGCTTGCATCAGTCTGGAGAAAGATTACCAGCCGGGGATTACGTACATCGTCGTACAGAAACGCCATCACACGCGCCTCTTCTGTGCTGATCGCAACGAGAGG GTTGGACGAAGTGGAAACATTCCTGCCGGCACCACAGTGGACACAGACATCACTCACCCATATGAGTTTGACTTTTACCTCTGCAGTCACGCTGGGATCCAG GGTACGAGTCGTCCTTCTCACTACCACGTTTTGTGGGACGACAACTGCTTCTCCGCTGATGAGTTCCAGCTCCTCACCTACCAGCTGTGCCACACCTACGTCCGCTGCACTCGGTCCGTTTCCATCCCAGCGCCGGCATACTACGCACACCTGGTGGCCTTCCGTGCGCGATACCACCTGGTGGACAAAGAACACGACAG TGCGGAGGGCAGCCACGTGTCGGGGCAGAGTAACGGCAgagaccctcaggctttggccAAAGCTGTTCAGATCCACCACGACACGTTGAGGACCATGTACTTTGCCTGA
- the ago3b gene encoding protein argonaute-3 isoform X1, whose translation MEIGTTGAVGAQAVGAQAVGAQDLFALPRRPGYGTVGKPIKLLANCFQVEIPKIDVYLYEVDIKPDKCPRRVNREVVDTMVQHFKVTIFGDRLPVYDGKRSLYTASPLPVATSGVDLDVTLPGEGGKDRPFKVTIRFVSLVSWHLLHEVLTGRAMAEPVDLEKPISTNPVHAVDVVLRHLPSMKYTPVGRSFFSSPEGYDHPLGGGREVWFGFHQSVRPAMWKMMLNIDVSATAFYKAQPVIQFMCEVLDIHNIDEQPRPLTDSHRVKFTKEIKGLKVEVTHCGTMRRKYRVCNVTRRPATLQTFPLQLENGQTVERTVAQYFREKYSLQLKYPHLPCLQVGQEQKHTYLPLEVCNVVAGQRCIKKLTDNQTSTMIKATARSAPDRQEEISRLVRSANYEADPFVQEFQFRVRDEMAQVLGRVLPAPMLQYGGRVSSEPFMPQQINPALSFQNRTVATPSHGVWDMRGKQFHTGVEIKMWAIACFATQRQCREEILKSFTEQLRKISKDAGMPIQGQPCFCKYAQGADSVEPMFRHLKDTYAGLQLIIVILPGKTPVYAEVKRVGDTLLGMATQCVQVKNVVKTSPQTLSNLCLKINVKLGGINNILVPHQRPSVFQQPVIFLGADVTHPPAGDGKKPSIAAVVGSMDAHPSRYCATVRVQRPRQEVIQDLASMVRELLIQFYKSTRYKPTRIIFYRDGVSEGQFRQVLYYELLAIREACISLEKDYQPGITYIVVQKRHHTRLFCADRNERVGRSGNIPAGTTVDTDITHPYEFDFYLCSHAGIQGTSRPSHYHVLWDDNCFSADEFQLLTYQLCHTYVRCTRSVSIPAPAYYAHLVAFRARYHLVDKEHDSAEGSHVSGQSNGRDPQALAKAVQIHHDTLRTMYFA comes from the exons ATGGAAATCGGAACAACAG GAGCCGTTGGAGCCCAAGCCGTTGGAGCCCAAGCTGTTGGAGCCCAAGACCTCTTTGCGTTGCCACGACGACCGGGCTATGGCACTGTTGGGAAGCCCATCAAGCTTCTGGCCAACTGCTTCCAAGTGGAAATCCCCAAAATTGACGTCTACCTGTATGAAGTGGATATTAAACCTGACAAATGTCCTCGCAGAGTCAACAG GGAGGTGGTGGACACCATGGTTCAGCATTTCAAGGTGACCATCTTTGGTGACCGCCTGCCGGTTTACGATGGGAAAAGGAGTCTCTACACCGCGAGCCCACTTCCTGTCGCCACCAGTGGT GTGGATCTGGATGTCACCCTGCCAGGTGAAGGAGGGAAGGACCGCCCGTTTAAAGTCACCATCAGGTTTGTGTCGTTGGTCAGCTGGCACTTGCTGCACGAGGTCTTGACTGGACGTGCTATGGCTGAACCtgtggacctggagaaaccCATCAGCACTAATCCTGTTCACGCTGTGGACGTCGTCCTTCGACACCTCCCCTCCATGAA GTACACCCCCGTTGGACggtctttcttctcctccccaGAAGGCTATGACCACCCACTGGGTGGGGGGCGAgaggtttggtttggtttccaTCAGTCAGTACGGCCGGCCATGTGGAAAATGATGCTCAACATTGATG TGTCAGCCACAGCCTTTTACAAAGCTCAGCCGGTCATTCAGTTCATGTGTGAGGTCCTGGACATTCACAACATTGACGAGCAGCCCCGCCCACTCACCGACTCCCACAGGGTCAAGTTTACCAAAGAGATCAAAG GTCTCAAAGTGGAAGTGACACACTGTGGAACCATGCGTAGGAAGTACAGAGTGTGCAACGTGACACGACGCCCTGCGACCCTCCAGAC GTTTCCTTTGCAGCTTGAGAacggtcagacagtggaacgcACAGTGGCGCAGTATTTCAGAGAGAAGTACAGTCTGCAGCTGAAATATCCCCACCTGCCTTGTCTGCAGGTGGGCCAGGAGCAGAAACATACCTACCTGCCACTGGAG GTTTGCAACGTTGTAGCTGGTCAGCGCTGCATTAAAAAACTAACCGATAACCAGACATCGACTATGATAAAAGCAACTGCTCGTTCAGCACCAGACAGGCAGGAGGAGATCAGCAGGCTG GTGCGGAGCGCAAATTATGAGGCCGACCCATTCGTCCAAGAGTTTCAGTTCCGCGTCCGGGACGAGATGGCTCAGGTGTTGGGCCGCGTACTGCCGGCCCCCATGCTGCAGTATGGCGGCAGGGTGAGCTCTGAACCATTTATG ccccAGCAGATAAACCCTGCACTGTCGTTCCAGAACCGCACGGTGGCCACACCCAGCCACGGGGTGTGGGACATGAGGGGGAAGCAGTTTCACACCGGAGTGGAAATCAAGATGTGGGCCATCGCCTGCTTTGCCACCCAGAGGCAGTGCAGAGAGGAGATCCTCAA GAGCTTCACTGAACAGCTGCGGAAAATCTCAAAGGATGCTGGGATGCCAATCCAAGGCCAGCCGTGCTTCTGCAAATACGCCCAGGGAGCTGACAGCGTGGAGCCCATGTTCAGACACCTGAAGGACACCTACGCCGGGCTGCAGCTCATTATCGTCATACTGCCAGGGAAAACACCCGTCTACG cTGAAGTGAAACGCGTCGGGGACACCCTCCTCGGCATGGCCACGCAGTGTGTCCAGGTGAAGAACGTCGTGAAAACGTCTCCACAGACGCTCTCCAACCTCTGCCTCAAGATCAACGTCAAACTGGGAGGAATCAACAACATCCTGGTTCCACACCAGcg GCCGTCTGTGTTCCAGCAGCCTGTCATCTTCCTCGGCGCGGACGTCACTCATCCTCCTGCCGGTGATGGGAAAAAACCATCTATTGCAGCG GTGGTGGGCAGCATGGACGCCCACCCCAGCAGGTACTGCGCTACAGTGCGAGTCCAGAGGCCCAGGCAGGAGGTCATTCAAGACTTGGCGTCTATGGTGCGAGAGCTTCTGATCCAGTTCTACAAATCAACGCGTTACAAACCGACCAGGATCATCTTCTACAGGGATGGAGTGTCCGAGGGCCAGTTCAGACAG gTGCTGTACTATGAACTGCTGGCCATCAGGGAGGCTTGCATCAGTCTGGAGAAAGATTACCAGCCGGGGATTACGTACATCGTCGTACAGAAACGCCATCACACGCGCCTCTTCTGTGCTGATCGCAACGAGAGG GTTGGACGAAGTGGAAACATTCCTGCCGGCACCACAGTGGACACAGACATCACTCACCCATATGAGTTTGACTTTTACCTCTGCAGTCACGCTGGGATCCAG GGTACGAGTCGTCCTTCTCACTACCACGTTTTGTGGGACGACAACTGCTTCTCCGCTGATGAGTTCCAGCTCCTCACCTACCAGCTGTGCCACACCTACGTCCGCTGCACTCGGTCCGTTTCCATCCCAGCGCCGGCATACTACGCACACCTGGTGGCCTTCCGTGCGCGATACCACCTGGTGGACAAAGAACACGACAG TGCGGAGGGCAGCCACGTGTCGGGGCAGAGTAACGGCAgagaccctcaggctttggccAAAGCTGTTCAGATCCACCACGACACGTTGAGGACCATGTACTTTGCCTGA
- the ago3b gene encoding protein argonaute-3 isoform X4, with amino-acid sequence MEIGTTGAVGAQAVGAQAVGAQDLFALPRRPGYGTVGKPIKLLANCFQVEIPKIDVYLYEVDIKPDKCPRRVNREVVDTMVQHFKVTIFGDRLPVYDGKRSLYTASPLPVATSGVDLDVTLPGEGGKDRPFKVTIRFVSLVSWHLLHEVLTGRAMAEPVDLEKPISTNPVHAVDVVLRHLPSMKYTPVGRSFFSSPEGYDHPLGGGREVWFGFHQSVRPAMWKMMLNIDVSATAFYKAQPVIQFMCEVLDIHNIDEQPRPLTDSHRVKFTKEIKGLKVEVTHCGTMRRKYRVCNVTRRPATLQTFPLQLENGQTVERTVAQYFREKYSLQLKYPHLPCLQVGQEQKHTYLPLEVCNVVAGQRCIKKLTDNQTSTMIKATARSAPDRQEEISRLVRSANYEADPFVQEFQFRVRDEMAQVLGRVLPAPMLQYGGRNRTVATPSHGVWDMRGKQFHTGVEIKMWAIACFATQRQCREEILKSFTEQLRKISKDAGMPIQGQPCFCKYAQGADSVEPMFRHLKDTYAGLQLIIVILPGKTPVYAEVKRVGDTLLGMATQCVQVKNVVKTSPQTLSNLCLKINVKLGGINNILVPHQRPSVFQQPVIFLGADVTHPPAGDGKKPSIAAVVGSMDAHPSRYCATVRVQRPRQEVIQDLASMVRELLIQFYKSTRYKPTRIIFYRDGVSEGQFRQVLYYELLAIREACISLEKDYQPGITYIVVQKRHHTRLFCADRNERVGRSGNIPAGTTVDTDITHPYEFDFYLCSHAGIQGTSRPSHYHVLWDDNCFSADEFQLLTYQLCHTYVRCTRSVSIPAPAYYAHLVAFRARYHLVDKEHDSAEGSHVSGQSNGRDPQALAKAVQIHHDTLRTMYFA; translated from the exons ATGGAAATCGGAACAACAG GAGCCGTTGGAGCCCAAGCCGTTGGAGCCCAAGCTGTTGGAGCCCAAGACCTCTTTGCGTTGCCACGACGACCGGGCTATGGCACTGTTGGGAAGCCCATCAAGCTTCTGGCCAACTGCTTCCAAGTGGAAATCCCCAAAATTGACGTCTACCTGTATGAAGTGGATATTAAACCTGACAAATGTCCTCGCAGAGTCAACAG GGAGGTGGTGGACACCATGGTTCAGCATTTCAAGGTGACCATCTTTGGTGACCGCCTGCCGGTTTACGATGGGAAAAGGAGTCTCTACACCGCGAGCCCACTTCCTGTCGCCACCAGTGGT GTGGATCTGGATGTCACCCTGCCAGGTGAAGGAGGGAAGGACCGCCCGTTTAAAGTCACCATCAGGTTTGTGTCGTTGGTCAGCTGGCACTTGCTGCACGAGGTCTTGACTGGACGTGCTATGGCTGAACCtgtggacctggagaaaccCATCAGCACTAATCCTGTTCACGCTGTGGACGTCGTCCTTCGACACCTCCCCTCCATGAA GTACACCCCCGTTGGACggtctttcttctcctccccaGAAGGCTATGACCACCCACTGGGTGGGGGGCGAgaggtttggtttggtttccaTCAGTCAGTACGGCCGGCCATGTGGAAAATGATGCTCAACATTGATG TGTCAGCCACAGCCTTTTACAAAGCTCAGCCGGTCATTCAGTTCATGTGTGAGGTCCTGGACATTCACAACATTGACGAGCAGCCCCGCCCACTCACCGACTCCCACAGGGTCAAGTTTACCAAAGAGATCAAAG GTCTCAAAGTGGAAGTGACACACTGTGGAACCATGCGTAGGAAGTACAGAGTGTGCAACGTGACACGACGCCCTGCGACCCTCCAGAC GTTTCCTTTGCAGCTTGAGAacggtcagacagtggaacgcACAGTGGCGCAGTATTTCAGAGAGAAGTACAGTCTGCAGCTGAAATATCCCCACCTGCCTTGTCTGCAGGTGGGCCAGGAGCAGAAACATACCTACCTGCCACTGGAG GTTTGCAACGTTGTAGCTGGTCAGCGCTGCATTAAAAAACTAACCGATAACCAGACATCGACTATGATAAAAGCAACTGCTCGTTCAGCACCAGACAGGCAGGAGGAGATCAGCAGGCTG GTGCGGAGCGCAAATTATGAGGCCGACCCATTCGTCCAAGAGTTTCAGTTCCGCGTCCGGGACGAGATGGCTCAGGTGTTGGGCCGCGTACTGCCGGCCCCCATGCTGCAGTATGGCGGCAGG AACCGCACGGTGGCCACACCCAGCCACGGGGTGTGGGACATGAGGGGGAAGCAGTTTCACACCGGAGTGGAAATCAAGATGTGGGCCATCGCCTGCTTTGCCACCCAGAGGCAGTGCAGAGAGGAGATCCTCAA GAGCTTCACTGAACAGCTGCGGAAAATCTCAAAGGATGCTGGGATGCCAATCCAAGGCCAGCCGTGCTTCTGCAAATACGCCCAGGGAGCTGACAGCGTGGAGCCCATGTTCAGACACCTGAAGGACACCTACGCCGGGCTGCAGCTCATTATCGTCATACTGCCAGGGAAAACACCCGTCTACG cTGAAGTGAAACGCGTCGGGGACACCCTCCTCGGCATGGCCACGCAGTGTGTCCAGGTGAAGAACGTCGTGAAAACGTCTCCACAGACGCTCTCCAACCTCTGCCTCAAGATCAACGTCAAACTGGGAGGAATCAACAACATCCTGGTTCCACACCAGcg GCCGTCTGTGTTCCAGCAGCCTGTCATCTTCCTCGGCGCGGACGTCACTCATCCTCCTGCCGGTGATGGGAAAAAACCATCTATTGCAGCG GTGGTGGGCAGCATGGACGCCCACCCCAGCAGGTACTGCGCTACAGTGCGAGTCCAGAGGCCCAGGCAGGAGGTCATTCAAGACTTGGCGTCTATGGTGCGAGAGCTTCTGATCCAGTTCTACAAATCAACGCGTTACAAACCGACCAGGATCATCTTCTACAGGGATGGAGTGTCCGAGGGCCAGTTCAGACAG gTGCTGTACTATGAACTGCTGGCCATCAGGGAGGCTTGCATCAGTCTGGAGAAAGATTACCAGCCGGGGATTACGTACATCGTCGTACAGAAACGCCATCACACGCGCCTCTTCTGTGCTGATCGCAACGAGAGG GTTGGACGAAGTGGAAACATTCCTGCCGGCACCACAGTGGACACAGACATCACTCACCCATATGAGTTTGACTTTTACCTCTGCAGTCACGCTGGGATCCAG GGTACGAGTCGTCCTTCTCACTACCACGTTTTGTGGGACGACAACTGCTTCTCCGCTGATGAGTTCCAGCTCCTCACCTACCAGCTGTGCCACACCTACGTCCGCTGCACTCGGTCCGTTTCCATCCCAGCGCCGGCATACTACGCACACCTGGTGGCCTTCCGTGCGCGATACCACCTGGTGGACAAAGAACACGACAG TGCGGAGGGCAGCCACGTGTCGGGGCAGAGTAACGGCAgagaccctcaggctttggccAAAGCTGTTCAGATCCACCACGACACGTTGAGGACCATGTACTTTGCCTGA
- the ago3b gene encoding protein argonaute-3 isoform X3, with translation MEIGTTGAVGAQAVGAQAVGAQDLFALPRRPGYGTVGKPIKLLANCFQVEIPKIDVYLYEVDIKPDKCPRRVNREVVDTMVQHFKVTIFGDRLPVYDGKRSLYTASPLPVATSGVDLDVTLPGEGGKDRPFKVTIRFVSLVSWHLLHEVLTGRAMAEPVDLEKPISTNPVHAVDVVLRHLPSMKYTPVGRSFFSSPEGYDHPLGGGREVWFGFHQSVRPAMWKMMLNIDVSATAFYKAQPVIQFMCEVLDIHNIDEQPRPLTDSHRVKFTKEIKGLKVEVTHCGTMRRKYRVCNVTRRPATLQTFPLQLENGQTVERTVAQYFREKYSLQLKYPHLPCLQVGQEQKHTYLPLEVCNVVAGQRCIKKLTDNQTSTMIKATARSAPDRQEEISRLVRSANYEADPFVQEFQFRVRDEMAQVLGRVLPAPMLQYGGRVSSEPFMNRTVATPSHGVWDMRGKQFHTGVEIKMWAIACFATQRQCREEILKSFTEQLRKISKDAGMPIQGQPCFCKYAQGADSVEPMFRHLKDTYAGLQLIIVILPGKTPVYAEVKRVGDTLLGMATQCVQVKNVVKTSPQTLSNLCLKINVKLGGINNILVPHQRPSVFQQPVIFLGADVTHPPAGDGKKPSIAAVVGSMDAHPSRYCATVRVQRPRQEVIQDLASMVRELLIQFYKSTRYKPTRIIFYRDGVSEGQFRQVLYYELLAIREACISLEKDYQPGITYIVVQKRHHTRLFCADRNERVGRSGNIPAGTTVDTDITHPYEFDFYLCSHAGIQGTSRPSHYHVLWDDNCFSADEFQLLTYQLCHTYVRCTRSVSIPAPAYYAHLVAFRARYHLVDKEHDSAEGSHVSGQSNGRDPQALAKAVQIHHDTLRTMYFA, from the exons ATGGAAATCGGAACAACAG GAGCCGTTGGAGCCCAAGCCGTTGGAGCCCAAGCTGTTGGAGCCCAAGACCTCTTTGCGTTGCCACGACGACCGGGCTATGGCACTGTTGGGAAGCCCATCAAGCTTCTGGCCAACTGCTTCCAAGTGGAAATCCCCAAAATTGACGTCTACCTGTATGAAGTGGATATTAAACCTGACAAATGTCCTCGCAGAGTCAACAG GGAGGTGGTGGACACCATGGTTCAGCATTTCAAGGTGACCATCTTTGGTGACCGCCTGCCGGTTTACGATGGGAAAAGGAGTCTCTACACCGCGAGCCCACTTCCTGTCGCCACCAGTGGT GTGGATCTGGATGTCACCCTGCCAGGTGAAGGAGGGAAGGACCGCCCGTTTAAAGTCACCATCAGGTTTGTGTCGTTGGTCAGCTGGCACTTGCTGCACGAGGTCTTGACTGGACGTGCTATGGCTGAACCtgtggacctggagaaaccCATCAGCACTAATCCTGTTCACGCTGTGGACGTCGTCCTTCGACACCTCCCCTCCATGAA GTACACCCCCGTTGGACggtctttcttctcctccccaGAAGGCTATGACCACCCACTGGGTGGGGGGCGAgaggtttggtttggtttccaTCAGTCAGTACGGCCGGCCATGTGGAAAATGATGCTCAACATTGATG TGTCAGCCACAGCCTTTTACAAAGCTCAGCCGGTCATTCAGTTCATGTGTGAGGTCCTGGACATTCACAACATTGACGAGCAGCCCCGCCCACTCACCGACTCCCACAGGGTCAAGTTTACCAAAGAGATCAAAG GTCTCAAAGTGGAAGTGACACACTGTGGAACCATGCGTAGGAAGTACAGAGTGTGCAACGTGACACGACGCCCTGCGACCCTCCAGAC GTTTCCTTTGCAGCTTGAGAacggtcagacagtggaacgcACAGTGGCGCAGTATTTCAGAGAGAAGTACAGTCTGCAGCTGAAATATCCCCACCTGCCTTGTCTGCAGGTGGGCCAGGAGCAGAAACATACCTACCTGCCACTGGAG GTTTGCAACGTTGTAGCTGGTCAGCGCTGCATTAAAAAACTAACCGATAACCAGACATCGACTATGATAAAAGCAACTGCTCGTTCAGCACCAGACAGGCAGGAGGAGATCAGCAGGCTG GTGCGGAGCGCAAATTATGAGGCCGACCCATTCGTCCAAGAGTTTCAGTTCCGCGTCCGGGACGAGATGGCTCAGGTGTTGGGCCGCGTACTGCCGGCCCCCATGCTGCAGTATGGCGGCAGGGTGAGCTCTGAACCATTTATG AACCGCACGGTGGCCACACCCAGCCACGGGGTGTGGGACATGAGGGGGAAGCAGTTTCACACCGGAGTGGAAATCAAGATGTGGGCCATCGCCTGCTTTGCCACCCAGAGGCAGTGCAGAGAGGAGATCCTCAA GAGCTTCACTGAACAGCTGCGGAAAATCTCAAAGGATGCTGGGATGCCAATCCAAGGCCAGCCGTGCTTCTGCAAATACGCCCAGGGAGCTGACAGCGTGGAGCCCATGTTCAGACACCTGAAGGACACCTACGCCGGGCTGCAGCTCATTATCGTCATACTGCCAGGGAAAACACCCGTCTACG cTGAAGTGAAACGCGTCGGGGACACCCTCCTCGGCATGGCCACGCAGTGTGTCCAGGTGAAGAACGTCGTGAAAACGTCTCCACAGACGCTCTCCAACCTCTGCCTCAAGATCAACGTCAAACTGGGAGGAATCAACAACATCCTGGTTCCACACCAGcg GCCGTCTGTGTTCCAGCAGCCTGTCATCTTCCTCGGCGCGGACGTCACTCATCCTCCTGCCGGTGATGGGAAAAAACCATCTATTGCAGCG GTGGTGGGCAGCATGGACGCCCACCCCAGCAGGTACTGCGCTACAGTGCGAGTCCAGAGGCCCAGGCAGGAGGTCATTCAAGACTTGGCGTCTATGGTGCGAGAGCTTCTGATCCAGTTCTACAAATCAACGCGTTACAAACCGACCAGGATCATCTTCTACAGGGATGGAGTGTCCGAGGGCCAGTTCAGACAG gTGCTGTACTATGAACTGCTGGCCATCAGGGAGGCTTGCATCAGTCTGGAGAAAGATTACCAGCCGGGGATTACGTACATCGTCGTACAGAAACGCCATCACACGCGCCTCTTCTGTGCTGATCGCAACGAGAGG GTTGGACGAAGTGGAAACATTCCTGCCGGCACCACAGTGGACACAGACATCACTCACCCATATGAGTTTGACTTTTACCTCTGCAGTCACGCTGGGATCCAG GGTACGAGTCGTCCTTCTCACTACCACGTTTTGTGGGACGACAACTGCTTCTCCGCTGATGAGTTCCAGCTCCTCACCTACCAGCTGTGCCACACCTACGTCCGCTGCACTCGGTCCGTTTCCATCCCAGCGCCGGCATACTACGCACACCTGGTGGCCTTCCGTGCGCGATACCACCTGGTGGACAAAGAACACGACAG TGCGGAGGGCAGCCACGTGTCGGGGCAGAGTAACGGCAgagaccctcaggctttggccAAAGCTGTTCAGATCCACCACGACACGTTGAGGACCATGTACTTTGCCTGA